In Cicer arietinum cultivar CDC Frontier isolate Library 1 chromosome 1, Cicar.CDCFrontier_v2.0, whole genome shotgun sequence, one DNA window encodes the following:
- the LOC101488229 gene encoding kinesin-like protein KIN-14N yields MVGTQINGRRLSFGVVNGGHDLGPSSTPPSNAGSDYGSFIEFTREDVETLLNEKSKRKDRFNYKERCENMIDYIKRLKVCIRWFQDLELSYSLEQEKLKSSLELSQQKCMEIELLLKIKEEELNSIITEMRRSCTNLQEKLVKEETDKSAAMESLIKEREARLDFERSQTTLSEDLGRAQRELQTANQKIASLNDMYKRLQEYITSLQQYNGKLHSELSSVEGELKRVEKEKATVVENLTMLKGQLTLSMASQEEATKQKEAFSSEVASLRVELQQVREDRDRQISQVQTLSTEIVKFKDSTEKSGSELNNLTMKTNELEAKCTLQDNQVKELQEKLTIAENKLEVCDISAIETRTEFEGQQKLVNELQRRLADAEYKLIEGEKLRKELHNTILELKGNIRVFCRVRPLLPDEGCSTEGKIISYPTSMEASGRGIELAQNGQKHSFTFDRVFAPDASQQEVFTEISQLVQSALDGYKVCIFAYGQTGSGKTYTMMGRPGHPGEKGLIPRSLEQIFQTRQSQQPQGWKYEMQVSMLEIYNETIRDLLSTNKSSSDATRVENGTPGKQYTIKHDANGNTHVSDLTVVDVQSVKEVAFLLNQAANSRSVGKTQMNEQSSRSHFVFTLRIYGVNESTDQQVQGILNLIDLAGSERLSRSGSTGDRLKETQAINKSLSSLSDVIFALAKKEDHIPFRNSKLTYLLQPCLGGDSKTLMFVNISPDQASAGESLCSLRFASRVNACEIGTPRRQTNGRPTESRLSYF; encoded by the exons ATGGTTGGAACTCAGATTAATGGAAGAAGACTCTCTTTTGGAGTTGTAAATGGTGGACATGATCTTGGACCTAGTAGTACTCCACCAAGTAATGCTGGGTCTGATTATGGAAGCTTTATAGAGTTCACAAGAGAAGATGTGGAAACTTTGCTAAATGAGAAATCCAAAAGGAAAGATAGATTTAATTACAAG GAAAGATGTGAAAATATGATAGATTATATAAAAAGGCTTAAGGTTTGCATAAGATGGTTCCAAGACCTTGAACTGAGCTACTCATTAGAGCAAGAGAAGTTAAAGAGTTCATTGGAATTATCCCAGCAGAAATGCATGGAAATCG AGTTGCTGCTCAAAATCAAGGAAGAAGAGCTGAATTCAATTATCACAGAAATGAGAAGGAGTTGCACTAATTTGCAAGAGAAATTAGTGAAGGAAGAAACTGATAAATCG GCTGCAATGGAATCTCTTATTAAAGAGAGAGAGGCTAGGCTTGACTTTGAAAGGTCACAAACTACACTATCTGAAGATCTCGGTCGAGCTCAACGTGAGCTTCAAACTGCTAATCAGAAG ATAGCGTCACTCAACGACATGTACAAGCGATTACAAGAGTATATAACAAGCTTGCAGCAGTACAATGGAAAACTTCATTCTGAGCTTTCTTCAGTTGAAGGTGAACTCAAGCGTGTAGAGAAAGAGAAAGCGACcgtagtggaaaatctcaccaTGTTAAAGGGCCAACTTACTTTGTCTATG GCTTCTCAAGAAGAAGCTACAAAACAGAAGGAAGCTTTTTCTAGCGAAGTTGCGTCCCTTAGAGTAGAGTTGCAACAAGTGAGGGAGGACCGAGACCGCCAAATATCTCAAGTGCAAACTTTAAGTACTGAAATAGTGAAGTTTAAAGATTCTACAGAGAAATCTGGCTCTGAATTGAACAACTTGACCATGAAAACAAATGAATTGGAG GCAAAATGTACTTTGCAAGATAATCAGGTGAAGGAATTACAAGAGAAGCTAACAATTGCGGAAAACAAACTCGAG GTTTGTGATATATCTGCAATTGAGACGAGAACAGAATTCGAAGGACAACAAAAACTTGTAAATGAGTTACAAAGACGATTGGCAGATGCGGAATACAAACTTATAGAAGGGGAGAAGCTGAGGAAAGAATTACATAACACCATTTTG GAACTGAAAGGTAACATCCGGGTGTTCTGTCGAGTGCGGCCTTTGTTACCTGATGAAGGTTGCAGCACAGAAGGAAAGATTATATCTTATCCTACCTCCATGGAAGCTTCGGGACGCGGCATTGAATTGGCACAAAATG GCCAAAAACATTCTTTTACATTTGATAGAGTTTTTGCACCTGATGCTTCACAACAAGAAGTTTTTACAGAAATTTCACAGCTTGTGCAAAGTGCTCTTGATGGTTACAAG GTTTGTATTTTTGCATATGGTCAGACAGGTTCCGGAAAAACCTATACAATGATGGGCAGGCCCGGACATCCCGGAGAAAAAGGCTTGATACCTCGTTCGCtagaacaaatatttcaaacacgGCAGTCACAGCAACCGCAAGGATGGAAATATGAAATGCAG GTGTCAATGTTGGAAATATACAACGAAACCATTCGGGATTTGTTGTCTACAAATAAGTCCTCATCAGACGCAACTCGTGTAGAAAATGGTACACCTGGGAAGCAATACACGATCAAACACGATGCCAATGGAAACACACATGTTTCTGATCTTACAGTGGTGGACGTTCAAAGTGTAAAAGAGGTCGCGTTTCTTTTAAATCAAGCGGCAAACAGCAG ATCTGTGGGGAAAACTCAGATGAATGAACAATCTTCAAGAAGCCATTTCGTATTCACACTTCGAATATACGGTGTAAATGAG AGCACTGACCAACAAGTACAAGGCATTCTAAATCTCATTGATCTTGCCGGGAGCGAGCGTCTTTCAAGGAGTGGCTCAACCGGGGACCGATTGAAAGAAACTCAA gcaataaataaaagtttgtcATCATTAAGTGATGTTATATTTGCCTTGGCCAAGAAGGAAGATCATATTCCATTCAGGAACTCAAAGCTTACATACCTACTTCAG CCTTGTCTAGGTGGAGACTCAAAAACATTAATGTTTGTAAACATCTCTCCTGACCAAGCTTCAGCCGGAGAATCACTCTGCTCGCTCCGGTTCGCTTCAAGAGTCAATGCTTGTGAAATTGGGACACCTCGGCGTCAAACCAATGGTCGCCCTACAGAATCTCGCCTGAGCTATTTCTAA